The stretch of DNA ATTTGAGGAAGCCTGTGAGCTTTCAGGGGCTTCCATTCCTTTTGTGGGAAAAGAAGAGCACTGAGGCCTCTGAAGTTGGGCTGGTCTGCTCTGCTCACCACTGCGTGGCTGACACCTGGAGAAGTGCCTGCTGTACAGAGGCATGTGGTGACCTCATGTGTCACTCCATTCACCCACTTTTTCTTATTGTTaatcgaagtatagttgatgtacagtattacATCAGTTGCATTATCATTACAACAGTATTACATGGTACAGGTGTGAAACAGTCATTCAtaacttttaaaggttatattccattcatcagttcagtcgctcagttgtgtccaactgtttgcgaccccatgaatcgcagcacgccaggcctccctgtccatcaccaactcccggagtttacacaaactcatgtccatcgactcataGTTACTATCAAATACTGGttatattccttgtgctgtacaatatgtccttgtagcTTAAATGTTTGTACACCATAGTTGGCACCTCTTAACCCACTagccctatcttgcccctccttcCTTGGCTCTCCCCACTGATGActactaatctgttctctgtatctgtgagtcattttttgttgttgttttattcactagttttctgttttaggtcctatatataagtgatatcatatagtatttatctttgtctgagttatttcacttaacatgatgcccttgaagtccatccatgttgctgcaaatggaaacatttccttttttgtggctgagcagtattccactgtatatatatacccCTTCTctgtccattcttctgttgatggacacttgggttgcttccgtGCCTTGGCAATTGTCAGtgatgctgctgtgaactttGGGGAGCAAGTATcgttttgaattagtgttttctgttttttttttttttttttttcagatatatacccaggagtagaattgtaTGGTGAGGTTATTACTCTGATAGCTAAAAggaacatatgtttatatatgcttgtgcttaaacattttgttttaattttgactACAGCAAACATCAATAGCTGAAAAACAAAAGTCCTTTGTGGTTGTTAATAATTCTTAAGAATACAAAGTGTTCCTGAAACCAAAAAGTATTAACAATCATTCCTTTAAACCACGGATCTTGAAAATGAACCCTAACAGACTGTGGTCCACAGGCCAAATATTGAATgttcttgtttttataaattaagttTTATAGGAACCCAGCCCTACCCATTCATTTTTCTATTGTAAATGTATTCGAAGGCTGCTTTTTCCACTATGACGGCAGAGTTTAATAGTTGTTACACAGACCTTACCGCCTGTAAAATCTAAAGTGTTTACTATCTAGCCCTTTTCTGCCAGAGTTGAAGCTGCTAGGTCACCTGGATCTCACTGAATCCACAGCAAgccctcctctccacccccacctcctgagTCAAGAGCTAGAGCACAGCAGTGCTGGCGGACTGACTGCCCACAAGCAAGGAACTTTCTCACAacaaatcttagtttcctgagacACATTTTATATCTTATAAGGAATAATCAAAATATTCAGATGATTAcagctacattttaaaaagcagtttttttATCACATAACATTCTACATAGGGAAAGTATCATAACTGGAGTTCAAATTCATAgcaactaaaatttttatttaataaatggtacAAAGCACAGTGCCAaaaacattaacatttaaaatttcaccAAAAGAAAAAGTACTATAGAACACACAGTTGCAAAAAGCTACATTAAGTTATTTTACAACTGCCTCaggctgcaaaaagaaaaaacccaatgCCATACCTAAGTTATCCCTCTctcaaaataatgccatttatgtTATAAACCATGAGCACCCCATCAAAAGACTGGAACTGTTTTTGTTAATTCTGTGGCCATATTGTTAAAAGGGCAACAATTAGACCTTTGGGGCTTTATGCAGAGTTAGAGTTCCTATCAGAGGGACAACAGCACCACAGCCTTAGTGAACCCTTATGAAAGGAGGTGCATGAATGACTGAACTACAGGAGCTGCTTACTTCCCAGAAACTACAGCTCACAGAGAACCAACAAAGGCATGAGATGCAGACCATTTACTTATGAATGTGTAAAACTCAAAGGCCACGTTATTCCTACAACATGTTGAAAGGGCTTCAGAATTCACACAATACTAGTTTTCTTTTGGTTCTGGTTAAATTATATATACCAGTTTATAACAGAAATGGTAAAATCTGTAACTCTgttcaaagttttaaaagattacttAAGAATGGTTTCTTGTATTTCTATGCCACCTTTATAGTTCTGGTTTCTCATTTCTTCATTAGTAAATTCAGTGTGCAGGTTTTATCCCAGGATAATTTAATTTATACACTTCCGGAAGGAACGCCCTCTCGAATCCACAGAGTGTTGAGGTGGGGAGCCCCCACCCACGTCACCAACATGCATGTCGCCCCACACCGCCTCTTCGCTCTTCTCAGCTAAAGCCACCGTTGAGTCTTCCGCCTCACCCCTCCTCCCGTCGCGGCCCTCCTCAGGGTGTCTTCCATCACAGTCACGGGCTCGGATGCGAGCTCTGGGCTGGTACAGCTGCAAGCCTGGCCGGTCCTGCCAGGACAGAAGGCGTGTTACTCTTCCAAGGGCCAGAAACACAGGTTGGGGCAACAGCTCTATTTTAGGCCCTGATAACCCTAAttatctaaagaaaatcagtctagCAGGTAAAAATCAGCCTTTTTCATAGCACTATCTCAGAAACTAGgcattttgagattttaaaataggcCATGAAAAAGAGTATTCAAAATAGCTTGAAAATAGTCTCTGAGAAAGTGTTATTGCTCAAACCTAGACCACGCTGTAGAATTGGTATAATCATGGCATTCCCTCCTATTGTGAGAGGTGAAAACTCAAACACACTCATCACAATCCTTCAAACTCACCATGCACGTTGGATGCAAAATTGGAAACAAACTAAGACATGGCCTTTGAGCTATGAGCTGAGCAGTCACACATTTGTAATAAGCTACAATTTCTGTGTACCTTattcctccactgtcccctttaTAGAAAATACTAACCAGTCATCATACTAAACTCTTAGAGGTGGTGGGATAAAAAACATGACTGAGTAAAGTACACgaaatgaaataaaactgctTCAGGGCATGGGAAAGCAAAACCAGGGAAGGACAAAGCGATCCTGCAGGCCAGGACCGTTGAGGAGGCCAGCCAGGCCTCCGGGAGCTGTATGTGTGCCTGGGCAGAACAGCAGCCTTGGCCACCTGAGGGGCAGTGTGACTCAGGGGCATGTCTTATGCTGTTTCTCTAGGGCTcacccctcaccctcacccaccaCTGCTGGGCTGTGTGTGAAGTCCCCACAGCCACTACTACCGTGGGGTTTACCAGAACGTCCTTTTCCTTAATACCAGCCTGGCCAATGAGAAGAGTGGGAAAGAGCTTGGTAGGCCTGTGTAGCCTATCACGCTCTTTCCCACGCTCTTGGATCAGAAAAATTAATACTGCTAAAACGGCCacactagccaaagcaatctacagaggtaatgcaatccctatcaaaatacccatgatatttctcacagaactagaataatccTTAAATGTATATAGAACCACAAACAGCCCAGAACTGCCCAGGCAATCCTGAcataaaagaacaaagctgaaggtgTAACCCTTTCAGAtgtcagactatactacaaaaccacagtaatcaaaacattatGGTACAAAACCAGACATATGGATTAATGGAACAGAGTAGggggcccagaaataaacccacacatccaTAGTTAATTAATCTAAgccaaagaaggcaagaatacacaatggagaaaagacagtctcagcAGCAAAGGGCGTTGGGGCAGCTGGACAGCTACACACAAATCACTGAAATGAGAACATAccctcacaccatgcacaaaaataaactcaaaaattgtttaaagacctaaatataagacatgacatcataaaactcctagaagaagaCACAGGTAAAACATCCTCTGacaaatcatagcaatattttcttcggtcagtctcccaaagcaaaagaaaataaacaaatgagacctaattagaCTTAgatgcttttgcacagcaaaggaaaccaccaatAAAAAAcccctatggaatgggagaaagtatttaccaatgatgtgaccaacaaggggttaatatccaaactaCATAAACAACTCACATAACTCAGTAAACTTATGTATtacttgtgtgaaaagtattataagctTATTACAATACAGTACTAcctagccaattgtgttagttgggtacctgggctaactttgttggacttatgaacaaactggacttaatGAACACACTCTCTGATTGGAATTTGTTCGTATGTGGGAGACTTACTGTAgtcaaggtatggaagcaacttaagtgcccattgacagataagtggataaagaagatgtggtacatatatactatggaatattactcagccataaaaagaatgaaataatgaacatctgcagcaacgtggatgaacctagagattatcgtactaggtgaagtaagtcagacagagaaagtaaCTATATGATTACACTTACATGTAGactctaaaaataatataaatgactctacatacaaaacagaaatagacccacagtcacagaaaacaaagTTACGATTATCAAGGgcgagaaggaaagagggagggacaaattaggagtatgggattaacagatacaaactattaaacacaaaatggataagcaacgaggatttactgtatagcacaggaattacattcaatatcttgtatgAACCTATcatggaatataatctgaaaaaaataaccaGCTCacagtatacctgaaactagcgcaatactgtaaatcaactaaacttcaatttaaaaaatcagaacacTGTTAATAACGTAAAAGACATATCATGTTTTCCTTACTGTCTTAGGGGTAAAATAGATAATCTTCCCATTACTTATTCTTAGGCAAGTAGTGTGAATGTGCAGTTTTATGCTAAATAAAAGGGTTttgtgtgtttggttttttttttcctttcttggttaaaaaaaaaaaaatcaattctctgAGTAAAGGAGATGCTGGTTTCATCTCAGGCCCTGGTACCCTCTCACTGGACAAGAATCACTGCTCTACAGACACAGCCTTTCAGGACAGGGTCTAAGACACTGTCAAAGCTTGTGGTCCTGCATCTCAAGACACCTCAAGACACTtggttaaataaaacatttttgtttggaAAAGCAGCTGTAAGCCTGCAGGATTATAGTTTATACTTTGAGCAGATGAAATGAATGGAAGATTATCCCTGAAGAATAAAAGAACCTTGTTTCCCATGCGCTCCTTTCTGGGTGCCGGCCGGTCTTCACTCTTCTCCCTTCCCGGCTTCTCTGCCACTTCCACAGGGCAGCCCCTATCCtggctccctctcctccctccgtCTGCGGCCGACCCCTTGCCCCGTGCCAgctcttctccatttcttcccgaACATTTTTCCAGCTCATGGTGGGCTCTGTGTTTCCTGCTGTCATCCAAGTGGCATCGCTGTGCTTCAAGTTCTTTTTCTCGGGATCTTCTCTCCTTATCCCTTTGCTCTTTATCACTGTCATTTTGTGACCTGTGATTCAACACAAATTATCAGTAACCTTACATAAACTGCCTGACAGTTATCTGTCTTCCCTTCCAGACTACAAGTTCAGAACAGGCAGGGAACATACAGTGTGCTCATCACTGTTGTGCAGGTTTGCACATGATGGGCACACGACAGATGCTCAATAAGAAGCttttgaaaagatgaataaacaaGAGTAGTAACAACATTTACTCTTACACTTGAGTGACATATATGTAATAGGCACTAAACTAAggtatcatacacacacacacacattcttgtaATTCCTAGTAAATATAAccctctggttttttttttacagataaagCAAATGAGACTAGAAGTAATCAAGGGACTTTCCTAGTAGACCAGATGAACATCCATCATAACACAGAACTGTCAGTTTGAGTTTCTGTTCCAAGCAGAcctaaaattaacttaaaaaattaacacatgCATATATCAAACTGTTAAATGAATACTAAGTAAATAAGTcgctgcttcagttcagttcagttcagtcactgctTAGCTCATCTTAAAGTCTTTCTCTGCATGAGCCCCACATACCATCTGTGGCTCCGCACACGATGGCAGCAGGGCTCATGGAACAGAAAGATCTGCAAGCACGCATCTGTGCCAGAAACAGGACAAGAGCACAGAAGAGAGCTACCAACCGACAGAGACCCCTGAGGAAGagagtgagaagaagagaagacgGGACAGGCAAAGGCAGGGATCCAAGAGGAGCAGCAGAAGAGTGGATCCTGGAGGCAGGACACTCCCTGCCTGAAGAGAGCCTCGGGCTGCAGACTGATGGTTCACCATCAGCATGACCCTGACCACAGAGGCAAAGGTGTGGACAAGCGCATCCCAGCAAAACTCCTGAATTCCaagcatatttataaaatataagcatTTACTCACACCGCAGAAGGCGACACGACCACAACTTGATGACAACTTCAGGTGCGGAACATGGTCAGAGAGACAAGAGCTCGGCTCACCTCTCCCGGAGCGCCTCCAGCGAGCCCTCCGGGGACTTGGGCTTCAGGACCACCCCACTGGGACAGGGCTCCCACTTCCCGTCTCCAGGGTCAGTCTCCTCCgctctttcttttggtttctcagtGCTCGGCTCCTCTCCCTTTTCTGGTTTTTTGAGAAGCTGAGAAATTATAATGCTAGTAAAATACCACTTtaagagtatattaaaaagaaagtatttaataaataatttaaaatatacaccaATATCGAGCCCAAATGTTTGAATAGCAAAAAACATAAGCTAAAGATCCAATGAACAGGTTTTTGGTTAAATATACATGGGAACATTCAGTCAATGAGGTACTTTGTAGTTATGAAAAACAATTTAGGATAATGTGATAAAAAGAtattatataaatgaagaaaagaatgttACAAAGCAGAATGATCTGATTCCTATTTGTATGTTGATTCAcagatatattaatagaaaaatgtcTAAAAGGCATGCAATAGTGTTATTATTTTCAGTTAgcagaaatgaaatgattttctttcctttcatctatAGGTTCTagtttttctaaaatgaacacgtattatttttataatacagaaaaaactttttaaaaatgttttactgtTGATGACTTTGAGAATAGTTTTCAAACTACCTATTGCTGTCTTTCTTGTAACAGACTTAGCAGTAACGCCGATACACGGCTTCTGGTATGAAATTGGACCTTCCTTCTGTTCTTACTCTTTGAACTTTAGTACTACAGGCAGGGTCATGAACTTAAGTCTACATGTAAGAATTTTGTTCTCACTTATAAAAGTGAACTTATTTAAGTTGTGGTATTGGAAAACTATACACAGACATATTTCACTAAACGCGATCATTTAAGAATGAAATACAGACTGTCAGACACAATTGTGAAAGTTGCCTTTCATCAGAGGTTACCTGCCTATGGAGAATCCTTTCAGGTAACAGTCtatctttttttagtttaaaaagtaatatatgcaAACCACAGGGAAATGCAATAGTGAATGTCTCCATCAATCCAACTAGTAGTTTATGCACCTACAAACTGTTGTAACAATATTTCTGAAACCAAAGAGTTTTTCCAACACCAGTTCTGACACCATCTACCTGGGGTCAAGGTCAGACCCCATGGGGCCATCCCCACGTCAGAGGCCAGGTGCTAGTCCCAGGTTGTCACCAGTACTTGTGACTGACAGGCTATAAATTCAGGGAGTTCTTGAATGagaatgactcagggaactcaggaAGCACTTTACTTACTATCACTGGTTTGTTATGAAGAGTACAACTCAGGCCGAGCCAGCTGGGAGAGAGCTCGGGGCGTGGTACCTGGGAGCAGTCTAAGGCCTCCCACCTCCACTCTCTCGGCAGCAGGATGTGTGTGTCCACCAGCTAGGTTGCTCTCCAAACCCCACACTTCAGGACTTTTATGGAGATGCCATTCCATAGGCATCATCAATTGCACCTCTGGCCACTGATGactgaactcaatctccagccctTTCCCTTGTGGGAGGTGGGGATGGCGCTGGAAGTTCTAACCCTGTAATCACGCCTGGTCTCTCTGGTGACCAGCTTCCATCCTGAAGCCATCCAGGGCCCCAGCCACCTCTTAGCTCTTAGCATACAGGACATTCCTATCGCTCCAGAGGTAGCAAGGGTTTGATGAGCTGTGTGCCCTGAACTGGGGAGGAGAGCCCGGGCTCGGGGCTAGGAATGCAGTTGTGCGAAATGACGGCCCACAGTCAGTGCCTCACACATGATATTCTTGCCAAGGCGGTGGCATCTCCAGAGTGGGAGAACCGTAACCACAGTGACGAAGAGTGAGCTAGATAATCTCAGGAGGTTATAAAACGCTACAGACACATAATAAACAGAATACAAGTACAAAGAGATgtcggggagggaggaggaatggTTTCTCAAGGGGTCAGGGAAGGGCCCCCTGCACAGACAGGATGTGCCCAGGGAGCAGACAGAGAAGGGAGCCATCCTGAGAGGGCGTGAgtcgggggcgggggagggggggggcagAGGAGCTCCCTGTGTAGGAAGCGGGGGAGGGAGCAcagagggcagcagggagggagCACGGAGGACAGCAGGGAGGACAACAGTGAGGGAGCATGGAGGACAGCTGGGAGGGAGCACAAAGGACAGTGGGGTGGACAGCAGGGAGGGAGCATGGAGGACAGTAGGGAGGGAGCATGGAGGACAGCGGGGAGGGAGCATGGAGGATAGCGGGGAGGAcagcagggagggagcacagaggaCAGTGGGGTGGACAGCAGGGAGGGAGCATGGAGAACAGTGGGGAGGACAGCAGGGAGGGAGTATAGAGGACAGCAGGGAGGACAGTGGGGAGGGAGCACGGAGGACAGTGGGGTGGACAGCAGGGAGGACAGCGGGGAGGGAGCACAGAGGACAGTGGAGAGGACAGTGGGGAGGGAGCACAGAGGACAG from Bubalus bubalis isolate 160015118507 breed Murrah chromosome 13, NDDB_SH_1, whole genome shotgun sequence encodes:
- the UPF3A gene encoding regulator of nonsense transcripts 3A isoform X6, yielding MTKIQELQLQSFQWSSGGFPPASPRSSWNSSCTRCLHTITSSSLLLMSGLEYPAVVEFAPFQKIAKKKLKKKDAKTGSIEDDPEYKKFLETYCGEEEKTNVSPETLLGDIEAKTRELIARRTTPLLEYIKNRKLEKQRIREEKREERRRRELEKKRLREEEKRRRREEEKCRRKAAEKQKKTAEKEVRMKNVGSVVTRGEEGVSLMQTLRLQLLKKPEKGEEPSTEKPKERAEETDPGDGKWEPCPSGVVLKPKSPEGSLEALRERSQNDSDKEQRDKERRSREKELEAQRCHLDDSRKHRAHHELEKCSGRNGEELARGKGSAADGGRRGSQDRGCPVEVAEKPGREKSEDRPAPRKERMGNKDRPGLQLYQPRARIRARDCDGRHPEEGRDGRRGEAEDSTVALAEKSEEAVWGDMHVGDVGGGSPPQHSVDSRGRSFRKCIN